In a single window of the Cervus elaphus chromosome 1, mCerEla1.1, whole genome shotgun sequence genome:
- the NXPE2 gene encoding NXPE family member 2, which yields MMEKTFIHRLLALFPNAIAHKLLLMWMFILAFWVIYFSPKDHTKFLFSLRNSISLDHWNTFRNSTYPEAPPNPEISPAETELRIKRIVEKLDQLIPPRPFTNVSSTTSATHSRATLLSPRDTHCRGDRLDVLLEMRDHLGRRKEYGGDFLRARVFSPALKAGASGKVTDFNNGTYLVSFTLFWEGQVSLSVLLIHPSEGVSALWRARNQGYDRVNFTGQFANGSSPVFSKCGLTLHTSAELCEYLDYRDQEAFYCLKPPQVPCEALTHVTTRNANVSYIRQKEWALFDRSNVGVEIMKNFASIKVLACGKSKNITKCQLGMKSPFPSGYTLKRKWIAAFCKQRELNETKTINDCLKRKLIYLMGDSTLRQWIQYLPKMVKTLKYFDLHGVGPFKTHVLLDAERHTLIQWKKHGHPFITQSLYSVKDDNYIPREIDRIAGDKDTAIVITLGQHLRPFPIKIFIRRAINIQKAIERLFLRSPETKVILKTENTRRMFDNAEMFSDFHGYIQNLIMRDIFMDLNVGVIDAWDMTVADSTDNIHPPDYVVENQINMFLNYIC from the exons TTCTTGTTCAGCTTGAGAAATTCTATTTCTCTGGATCATTGGAACACATTCAGAAATTCCACCTACCCAGAAGCCCCACCAAATCCAGAAATTTCACCAGCAGAGACTGAGCTGAGGATAAAGAGGATCGTGGAGAAACTAGACCAGCTGATCCCACCCAGGCCCTTCACCAACGTGAGCTCCACCACCAGCGCCACACACAGCAGAGCCACCCTCCTCAGCCCTCGAGACACACACTGCAGGGGGGACCGGCTGGACGTCCTGCTGGAGATGAGGGACCACTTGGGACGCAGGAAGGAATACGGTGGGGATTTCCTCAGGGCCAGGGTATTTTCCCCAGCCCTGAAGGCGGGTGCTTCAGGAAAGGTGACAGACTTCAACAACGGCACCTACCTCGTGAGCTTCACCCTGTTCTGGGAGGGCCAGGTGTCCCTGTCTGTCCTGCTCATCCACCCCAGTGAGGGGGTGTCGGCTCTCTGGAGGGCCAGGAACCAAGGCTACGACAGGGTGAACTTCACAGGCCAGTTTGCTAATGGCTCCTCCCCAGTCTTCTCTAAATGTGGCCTGACCCTTCACACCAGTGCTGAACTCTGTGAGTACTTGGACTATCGCGACCAGGAAGCCTTCTACTGCTTGAAGCCTCCCCAAGTTCCCTGTGAGGCGCTGACCCACGTGACCACCAGGAATGCAAACGTGTCCTATATTAGACAGAAAGAATGGGCTCTTTTTGACAG GTCCAACGTGGGGGTTGAAATAATGAAGAACTTTGCCTCCATCAAGGTCTTAGCGTGTGGCA AGAGTAAGAACATAACAAAATGTCAGCTCGGCATGAAGAGTCCTTTCCCCAGTGGTTATACTCTGAAAAGAAAGTGGATTGCAGCATTTTGTAAACagagagaattaaatgaaacaaaaactataAATGACTGCTTGAAGAGAAAACTTATTTACCTAATGGGAGATTCAACACTGCGTCAGTGGATTCAATATTTACCAAAAATGGTAAAAA ccttaaaatattttgatcttCATGGAGTTGGGCCATTTAAAACACATGTGCTTCTGGATGCTGAAAGACATACTTTGATTCAATGGAAAAAGCATGGTCATCCATTTATTACCCAAAGTCTGTACTCGGTAAAGGATGATAATTATATCCCACGGGAAATTGACCGGATAGCAGGAGACAAGGACACCGCCATTGTCATCACTCTTGGTCAGCATTTGAGACCCTTCCCCATCAAAATTTTTATCCGTAGGGCCATCAACATTCAAAAGGCCATAGAACGACTATTCTTGCGAAGCCCAGAGACCAAGGTGATCCTGAAAACTGAAAACACTAGGAGGATGTTTGATAATGCAGAGATGTTTAGTGATTTTCACGGTTATATTCAGAATCTTATCATGAGGGATATCTTCATGGATCTCAATGTGGGTGTTATTGATGCCTGGGACATGACTGTTGCTGACAGCACTGATAATATCCATCCTCCTGATTATGTGGTTGAAAATCAGATCAACATGTTCTTAAACTACATTTGCTAG